The following are encoded together in the Populus trichocarpa isolate Nisqually-1 chromosome 5, P.trichocarpa_v4.1, whole genome shotgun sequence genome:
- the LOC112327558 gene encoding uncharacterized mitochondrial protein AtMg00810-like, producing MVIVRCLIVVAASLSWPLHQLDSKADYSLFIKNDGTYLTILFIYVDAILITGNNIESIKALKQFLYTRFLIKDLGDLKFFLGIEIARSKKGIYISQRKYDLEIIKDSGYLGAKPVEFPMEECKLSDKGELLKNPCAYQRLDGRLIYLTITKPDITYSVHILSRFMHEPRQPHMATALRVVHYLKSASGQGLLLHSNNPLHLKAFCDSDWAGCPITRRSTTRYCVFLGNSLISWRTKRQKTVSLSSVEAEYIAMTDPITLFCDNQDALHIAKNHVFHERTRHIEMDCHFIRDKILQGEVVTRYVISSQQLVDVFTKALGKEKFKQLICKLGVIDIHSPT from the exons ATGGTCATTGTTCGCTGCCTCATTGTTGTTGCTGCCAGTCTGAGCTGGCCTTTACATCAATTGGAC TCAAAAGCCGACTATTCCTTGTTCATAAAAAATGACGGTACATATCTCACTATCCTATTTATCTATGTGGATGCCATTTTAATAACCGGAAACAACATTGAATCTATCAAAGCTTTAAAGCAGTTTCTTTATACTCGTTTCCTCATCAAAGACCTTGGTGATCTGAAATTCTTCTTAGGCATTGAAATAGCACGTTCCAAGAAAGGAATTTACATTTCCCAGCGCAAATATGATTTGGAAATTATCAAAGACAGTGGATACCTGGGTGCTAAGCCGGTTGAATTTCCTATGGAAGAATGCAAACTTTCAGATAAAGGAGAATTGCTTAAAAATCCTTGTGCATACCAACGTCTAGATGGTCGATTGATTTACTTAACCATCACTAAACCTGATATCACATATTCAGTTCACATTCTCAGCCGATTCATGCATGAACCACGTCAACCTCACATGGCTACTGCTCTTCGAGTTGTTCACTATTTAAAATCAGCTTCTGGTCAAGGTTTGCTTCTTCATTCCAATAACCCGTTACATTTAAAGGCATTTTGTGACTCTGATTGGGCGGGTTGTCCTATCACTCGCCGTTCCACCACTAGGTATTGTGTATTCCTTGGAAATTCCTTAATTTCATGGAGAACCAAGAGGCAAAAGACAGTTTCTTTATCAAGTGTGGAAGCTGAATACATAGCAATGACAG ATCCTATTACTCTTTTTTGTGATAATCAAGATGCCTTACATATTGCAAAAAATCATGTGTTTCATGAGAGAACTCGGCATATTGAAATGGATTGCCACTTTATTCGGGACAAAATTTTACAAGGTGAAGTTGTTACTCGATATGTGATTTCTTCACAACAATTAGTAGATGTGTTTACAAAAGCTTTAGGTAAAGAGAAGTTCAAGCAGCTCATATGCAAGTTGGGAGTTATTGATATTCACtctccaacttga